One segment of Anser cygnoides isolate HZ-2024a breed goose chromosome 5, Taihu_goose_T2T_genome, whole genome shotgun sequence DNA contains the following:
- the LOC106049954 gene encoding mas-related G-protein coupled receptor member H-like isoform X1, translated as MEPNHTAPSPAPPTPTPDGEDACEIDVPDMAVDGVTLLICLCGLVGNGAVLWLLGCRIRRNPITVYILNLAVADFTFLLFMLTSALLYILDNLSCSTFPVFMYLRSFLLPLLLTHNMGMYLLTAISIERCVSVVCSSSPCGHRPQHLSAVVCALLWALSITVIAAVAFLCLSHQHEQCRLALISMYALNFAVFAPSMVISSTLLFIKVQCGSQRRQPRRLYIVIFLTVLFFLLFALPLSIWNFLQHVSYMLGQSQVVFLLGCINSSINPFIYFLVGSCRRRCSLVSLQVAFRRVFVELADNTVCSDNATMDTLSPAC; from the coding sequence ATGGAGCCGAACCACACGGCCCCGTCTCCTGCACCACCCACGCCAACACCCGATGGAGAAGATGCGTGTGAGATCGATGTCCCCGATATGGCCGTGGACGGCGTCACGTTGCTCATCTGCCTCTGCGGGCTGGTGGGCAACGGGGCCGTCCTCTGGCTTCTTGGCTGCCGCATCCGCAGGAACCCCATCACCGTCTACATCCTCAACCTGGCCGTCGCTGACttcaccttcctcctcttcatGCTCACCTCCGCGCTCCTCTACATCCTGGACAACCTCTCCTGCAGCACCTTCCCTGTCTTCATGTACCTCAGGTCgttcctcctgcccctgctgctcaCCCACAACATGGGCATGTACCTCCTCACAGCCATCAGCATCGAGAGGTGCGTGTCTGTCgtctgctccagcagcccctgcgGCCACCGCCCCCAGCACCTGTCGGCCGTGGTGTGTGCCCTGCTCTGGGCCCTCTCCATCACTGTAATTGCTGCAGTAGCTTTCCTGTGCCTGTCACACCAGCACGAGCAATGCCGTCTGGCCCTCATCTCCATGTACGCCCTCAACTTTGCTGTCTTCGCACCATCCATGGTCATCTCTAGCACACTTCTCTTCATTAAGGTCCAGTGCGGCTCCCAGCGGCGCCAGCCCAGGAGGCTCTACATCGTTATCTTCCTCACcgtcctcttcttcctcctcttcgcTCTTCCCCTCAGCATCTGGAATTTCCTGCAGCATGTCAGTTACATGCTGGGGCAGTCCCAGGTGGTTTTCCTGCTTGGCTGCATCAACAGCAGCATCAACCCCTTCATCTACTTCCTGGTGGGGAGCTGCCGGAGGCGCTGCTCCTTGGTGTCCCTCCAGGTCGCCTTCCGGAGGGTCTTCGTGGAGCTGGCCGATAACACGGTGTGCAGTGACAATGCCACGATGGACACGCTGAGCCCGGCCTGTTGA
- the LOC106049954 gene encoding uncharacterized protein isoform X2, whose translation MEPNHTAPSPAPPTPTPDGEDACEIDVPDMAVDGVTLLICLCGLVGNGAVLWLLGCRIRRNPITVYILNLAVADFTFLLFMLTSALLYILDNLSCSTFPVFMYLRSFLLPLLLTHNMGMYLLTAISIESTSNAVWPSSPCTPSTLLSSHHPWSSLAHFSSLRSSAAPSGASPGGSTSLSSSPSSSSSSSLFPSASGISCSMSVTCWGSPRWFSCLAASTAASTPSSTSWWGAAGGAAPWCPSRSPSGGSSWSWPITRCAVTMPRWTR comes from the exons ATGGAGCCGAACCACACGGCCCCGTCTCCTGCACCACCCACGCCAACACCCGATGGAGAAGATGCGTGTGAGATCGATGTCCCCGATATGGCCGTGGACGGCGTCACGTTGCTCATCTGCCTCTGCGGGCTGGTGGGCAACGGGGCCGTCCTCTGGCTTCTTGGCTGCCGCATCCGCAGGAACCCCATCACCGTCTACATCCTCAACCTGGCCGTCGCTGACttcaccttcctcctcttcatGCTCACCTCCGCGCTCCTCTACATCCTGGACAACCTCTCCTGCAGCACCTTCCCTGTCTTCATGTACCTCAGGTCgttcctcctgcccctgctgctcaCCCACAACATGGGCATGTACCTCCTCACAGCCATCAGCATCGAGAG CACGAGCAATGCCGTCTGGCCCTCATCTCCATGTACGCCCTCAACTTTGCTGTCTTCGCACCATCCATGGTCATCTCTAGCACACTTCTCTTCATTAAGGTCCAGTGCGGCTCCCAGCGGCGCCAGCCCAGGAGGCTCTACATCGTTATCTTCCTCACcgtcctcttcttcctcctcttcgcTCTTCCCCTCAGCATCTGGAATTTCCTGCAGCATGTCAGTTACATGCTGGGGCAGTCCCAGGTGGTTTTCCTGCTTGGCTGCATCAACAGCAGCATCAACCCCTTCATCTACTTCCTGGTGGGGAGCTGCCGGAGGCGCTGCTCCTTGGTGTCCCTCCAGGTCGCCTTCCGGAGGGTCTTCGTGGAGCTGGCCGATAACACGGTGTGCAGTGACAATGCCACGATGGACACGCTGA